A window from Gorilla gorilla gorilla isolate KB3781 chromosome 21, NHGRI_mGorGor1-v2.1_pri, whole genome shotgun sequence encodes these proteins:
- the NXT1 gene encoding NTF2-related export protein 1, which produces MASVDFKTYVDQACRAAEEFVNVYYTTMDKRRRLLSRLYMGTATLVWNGNAVSGQESLSEFFEMLPSSEFQISVVDCQPVHDEATPSQTTVLVVICGSVKFEGNKQRDFNQNFILTAQASPSNTVWKIASDCFRFQDWAS; this is translated from the coding sequence ATGGCATCTGTGGATTTCAAGACCTATGTGGATCAGGCCTGCAGAGCTGCTGAGGAGTTTGTCAATGTCTACTACACCACCATGGATAAGCGGCGGCGTTTGCTGTCCCGCCTGTACATGGGCACAGCCACCCTGGTCTGGAATGGCAATGCTGTTTCAGGACAAGAATCCTTGAGTGAATTTTTTGAAATGTTGCCTTCCAGCGAGTTCCAAATCAGCGTGGTAGACTGCCAGCCTGTTCATGATGAAGCCACACCGAGCCAGACCACAGTCCTTGTTGTGATCTGTGGATCAGTGAAGTTTGAGGGGAACAAACAACGGGACTTCAACCAGAACTTCATCCTGACCGCCCAGGCCTCACCCAGCAACACAGTGTGGAAGATCGCAAGTGACTGCTTCCGCTTCCAGGACTGGGCCAGCTAG